One genomic region from Vicinamibacteria bacterium encodes:
- a CDS encoding Npt1/Npt2 family nucleotide transporter has protein sequence GGLTLDQQLNSAAEEFVQTEDAITGFLGSITAYLSAIGFLVQVGLVSYVHRALGVGFALLVLPVSWGATAILILLTPVLWTISVARILDASLRYTLDKTTREVLFLPLPPDLKFKAKPFVDVTADRFLGKGLGAAVLLVLIKLFGFTWWQLSYLSLTVCIIWMYLTRKARQEYMAVFRRSIERLELEPGTLAPQVGEPATIETLVEELASPDENRVIRSIELLESLDKRHLVTPLLLRHESPRVRSRALLAMKQASPGTLARLALAVERSLEDEDADVRAEAVSVLAVIRGKDVTAIMRPYLEDKDSRIATAAAASLAESDRQDDRLAAEETLARLAADTREVGKKGRRDVARVLARCSYARFRRLLIPLMHDADTSVALESIRSSRHLGDQDLLFVPALVSRLADRRLKNAARGALASYGERVVDTLGYFLVDENENIWVRRHIPGTLARIPSRPSVEVLVGALDDDDGLIRFKAVSALERIRKARPELGIETAAVEKITVRDIGTYYRCLGTGFNLFDRGGLPRGNLLGQALDEKRRRAMDRVYRLLALALDRKDVRAARWAIERGDARSRASAVEYLDNVLSGRIRKMLLPILDQAPLEETVRKGNVFLKTRVKGIEETLARLIYDDDPVIAATAIDLVREREVWSLAEDLEQVLQFREPKDYIVFESASRALADYRTRPRA, from the coding sequence CGTAAGCTACGTTCATCGTGCCTTGGGAGTCGGATTCGCCCTTCTGGTGCTTCCCGTAAGCTGGGGTGCCACGGCGATTCTCATTCTTCTTACGCCGGTTCTCTGGACGATCAGTGTGGCGCGGATCCTCGACGCGTCCCTCCGCTACACACTGGACAAGACGACGCGTGAAGTTCTGTTCTTGCCTCTTCCGCCGGATCTCAAGTTCAAGGCGAAGCCGTTCGTTGACGTGACAGCGGATCGTTTCCTTGGGAAAGGGCTGGGAGCGGCAGTCCTGCTGGTTCTCATCAAGTTGTTCGGGTTCACCTGGTGGCAGCTCAGCTATCTGAGCCTGACGGTGTGCATCATCTGGATGTATCTCACGCGAAAGGCGCGACAAGAGTACATGGCCGTCTTTCGTCGCAGCATCGAAAGGCTCGAGCTCGAGCCCGGAACCTTGGCGCCCCAGGTCGGCGAACCGGCGACGATAGAGACGTTAGTCGAGGAGCTCGCGAGCCCTGACGAGAACCGCGTCATCCGCTCCATCGAGCTTCTCGAGTCTCTCGACAAACGCCACCTCGTGACGCCGCTTCTCCTTCGTCATGAGTCCCCGCGCGTGAGATCCCGTGCCCTCCTGGCGATGAAACAGGCGTCGCCCGGGACTCTCGCCCGCTTGGCCCTCGCCGTGGAGCGAAGTCTCGAGGACGAAGACGCCGACGTAAGGGCCGAGGCGGTTTCCGTCCTCGCCGTGATTCGCGGCAAGGACGTCACGGCGATCATGCGACCCTACCTCGAGGACAAGGACTCCCGCATCGCGACCGCGGCCGCAGCGTCGCTCGCCGAAAGCGATCGGCAAGACGACCGACTGGCGGCTGAGGAGACTCTGGCGCGGCTCGCCGCGGACACTCGAGAGGTGGGAAAGAAGGGACGACGAGATGTCGCCCGTGTCCTGGCACGGTGCTCCTACGCCCGCTTCCGTCGACTCCTCATCCCGCTCATGCACGATGCCGATACGAGTGTGGCCCTCGAGTCGATCCGAAGCTCGCGCCATCTCGGAGACCAGGATCTTCTCTTCGTTCCAGCGCTCGTGTCCCGTCTGGCAGACCGTCGATTGAAGAACGCCGCTCGCGGCGCTCTCGCCAGCTACGGGGAGAGAGTGGTGGATACACTCGGGTACTTTCTCGTGGACGAGAACGAGAACATCTGGGTTCGCCGCCATATCCCGGGCACCCTGGCGCGCATCCCTTCGAGGCCTTCGGTGGAGGTCCTTGTTGGAGCCCTCGATGACGACGACGGGCTCATCCGGTTCAAGGCCGTCTCGGCTCTGGAACGGATCCGGAAGGCTCGTCCGGAGCTCGGAATCGAGACGGCGGCGGTCGAAAAAATTACGGTTCGCGACATCGGGACGTACTATCGATGCCTCGGCACCGGTTTCAATCTATTCGACAGGGGCGGGCTCCCGCGGGGCAACCTTCTGGGTCAGGCCCTGGACGAAAAGCGCCGGCGCGCCATGGACCGCGTATATCGTCTTCTCGCTCTTGCGCTCGATCGGAAAGACGTTCGCGCCGCTCGATGGGCCATCGAGCGAGGGGATGCACGCTCTCGAGCAAGCGCCGTCGAGTACCTGGACAACGTTCTGTCGGGCCGCATTCGAAAAATGCTCCTTCCCATCCTCGACCAGGCTCCGCTCGAGGAGACCGTGCGAAAGGGAAACGTCTTCTTGAAGACGCGCGTCAAGGGGATCGAGGAGACGCTAGCGCGCCTCATTTACGACGACGATCCGGTCATCGCCGCCACGGCGATCGACCTGGTGAGGGAACGAGAGGTCTGGTCGCTTGCCGAGGACCTCGAGCAAGTGCTTCAGTTCCGGGAGCCAAAGGACTACATCGTCTTCGAGTCCGCCTCCCGGGCCCTCGCCGACTATCGGACGCGCCCTCGGGCGTGA